A single region of the Nitrosomonas sp. Is79A3 genome encodes:
- a CDS encoding DUF971 domain-containing protein → MAGLTKETPHPTEIKLHQKSRILDITFSDGKTFQFSCEFLRVHSPSAEVSGHGPGQEVLQTGKKMVNIQKIEPVGNYAIQLNFTDGHNTGLYSWDLLYNYGLNQDKIWQRYLQRMEEAGASREPDFRAKTTNHSCK, encoded by the coding sequence ATGGCCGGTTTAACCAAAGAAACACCTCATCCCACAGAAATCAAGTTACATCAAAAGTCCAGAATTTTGGATATTACTTTCTCTGATGGAAAAACATTCCAATTTTCATGTGAATTTTTGCGGGTCCATTCACCTTCCGCCGAAGTGAGCGGCCATGGTCCGGGGCAGGAAGTGCTGCAAACCGGCAAGAAAATGGTCAACATCCAGAAAATTGAACCTGTTGGTAATTATGCCATACAACTCAATTTTACCGATGGCCATAACACCGGACTGTATTCATGGGATTTGCTCTATAACTATGGCCTCAATCAGGATAAAATATGGCAACGGTATTTGCAGCGCATGGAGGAAGCCGGCGCCAGTCGGGAGCCCGACTTCAGAGCCAAGACAACGAATCACTCGTGCAAATAG
- a CDS encoding c-type cytochrome: MKKVLIGAVAASALLLAGVAQANADLAKSSGCLNCHNVDTKLVGPSLKDIAGKYAGQADASAYLTDKILKGSNGVWGPIPMPPNATVKPEDAKTLADFILTLK; encoded by the coding sequence ATGAAAAAAGTGTTAATAGGAGCAGTTGCTGCATCAGCTTTATTGTTAGCCGGTGTTGCACAAGCCAATGCAGATCTGGCAAAAAGCAGTGGTTGTTTGAATTGCCATAACGTTGATACCAAGCTGGTTGGCCCGAGTCTGAAGGATATTGCTGGAAAATACGCAGGCCAAGCTGATGCTTCTGCATATTTGACAGATAAAATATTAAAGGGAAGTAATGGTGTTTGGGGCCCGATTCCAATGCCTCCAAACGCTACTGTTAAACCAGAAGATGCTAAAACGTTAGCTGATTTTATTTTGACCCTGAAATAA
- the ubiE gene encoding bifunctional demethylmenaquinone methyltransferase/2-methoxy-6-polyprenyl-1,4-benzoquinol methylase UbiE, whose product MTKTTHFGFNTVAEDEKAGKVAEVFHSVAERYNLMNDLMSVGLHRLWKRFAIETSGVKNGDKVLDIAGGTGDLSALFLQKVGKSGEVWLTDINNSMLSIGRDRLIDEGTPTPVAQCDAEKLPFPDNYFNCVSVAFGLRNMTHKDMALKEMLRVIKPGGTVIVLEFSKIWKPLQPAYDAYSFKLLPTMGKVIADDAESYRYLAESIRMHLSQEELKELMEQVGFERVEYFNLTVGIVALHRGYKF is encoded by the coding sequence ATGACTAAAACTACGCATTTTGGCTTTAATACTGTTGCTGAAGATGAAAAAGCCGGGAAAGTTGCAGAAGTCTTTCATTCAGTAGCAGAACGCTACAATCTGATGAACGATTTGATGTCCGTAGGTTTGCATCGTCTATGGAAACGCTTTGCCATTGAAACCAGCGGCGTTAAAAATGGCGACAAGGTATTAGATATTGCAGGCGGCACTGGAGATTTAAGCGCACTTTTTTTACAAAAAGTAGGCAAATCTGGCGAAGTCTGGCTGACGGACATCAATAACTCCATGCTCTCAATCGGCCGCGACCGCCTGATTGATGAAGGCACACCGACTCCGGTTGCGCAGTGCGATGCTGAAAAATTACCCTTTCCAGACAATTATTTTAATTGTGTCAGCGTCGCATTCGGCCTTAGGAATATGACTCATAAAGATATGGCACTCAAAGAGATGCTGCGCGTCATCAAACCGGGCGGAACTGTCATCGTACTGGAATTTTCCAAAATCTGGAAACCACTGCAGCCTGCCTATGACGCTTATTCATTCAAATTATTACCCACCATGGGAAAAGTGATTGCAGACGATGCGGAAAGCTATCGGTATCTGGCAGAATCTATCCGCATGCATCTTTCCCAAGAAGAATTAAAGGAGCTAATGGAACAAGTTGGCTTTGAACGAGTGGAATATTTTAATTTGACAGTGGGAATTGTTGCGCTGCACAGAGGGTATAAGTTTTGA
- a CDS encoding IS5 family transposase — protein MIRYISQKQLPLEGFDTPPGMILDPNNRWVKLRDCLPWDELSESYYKTLCSRLGRPAKDARIVIGVVIIKHKLSISDEETVEQIRENPYLQYFIGLKGFQAKAPFASSLLVEIRKRMGQTVFDEFYEAIIETVEPRRTKKSVKAIDDDNDGNGVSNSGEVGSSDTGTAMEAEQSLADEQPRNHGKLILDATVAEQAIRYPTDLGLLNEARELSERIIDELHAKSNRPQKKKPRTYREIARKAYLSLVKLRRPSSRKRRAGIRQQLQFLQRNLNHIEHMLTEYPLGTPIPLPNWLLRRYWVLPHLYRQQYAMYKTNTRRCDDRIVSISQPHLRPIIRGKQGKAVEFGAKISVSLTGKGLAHVDKLHWEAQHEGHDLQAQVEAYKKRYGYYPEAVIADTLYGSRDNRSYLERKHIRFSGKPLGRPPKSTPENKDEIKHLKAQRRQEYRERIPIEGKFGQGKYGYRLNNIRDKRADTSAAWINSIFLVMNLLILVRVFICLRNLAAKIAFWVTKECMPREIPFARACQFISNQNSYLATHI, from the coding sequence ATGATTCGTTATATAAGCCAAAAGCAACTGCCCCTCGAAGGATTTGATACACCGCCAGGCATGATTCTTGATCCCAATAATCGCTGGGTAAAACTGAGGGATTGCCTACCGTGGGATGAGTTGTCCGAGAGTTATTATAAGACGTTATGTTCAAGACTGGGCCGCCCAGCCAAAGATGCCAGAATTGTGATTGGAGTGGTGATAATTAAACATAAATTATCGATTTCGGATGAAGAGACTGTTGAACAGATTCGAGAAAATCCGTATCTGCAATATTTTATTGGCCTGAAAGGTTTTCAAGCGAAGGCGCCGTTTGCGTCATCATTACTGGTTGAGATACGCAAGCGCATGGGTCAGACGGTATTCGATGAATTTTATGAGGCGATCATCGAAACGGTTGAACCTAGGCGGACAAAGAAGTCAGTCAAAGCAATTGATGATGACAACGACGGCAATGGTGTATCAAATAGCGGTGAGGTAGGCAGCAGCGACACGGGCACTGCAATGGAAGCAGAGCAATCTTTGGCCGATGAGCAGCCGCGCAATCACGGCAAATTAATACTGGATGCCACCGTTGCAGAACAGGCCATACGCTATCCGACAGATCTTGGACTGCTGAACGAAGCGCGTGAATTGAGTGAGCGTATCATTGATGAACTGCATGCCAAAAGTAATCGTCCACAGAAAAAGAAGCCGCGCACTTATCGCGAGATTGCCAGAAAAGCCTACCTCAGCCTGGTCAAGTTAAGACGGCCATCCAGCAGAAAACGCCGTGCCGGTATCAGGCAGCAATTGCAGTTCCTGCAGCGGAATTTAAATCATATTGAACATATGTTAACGGAATATCCGCTTGGCACGCCCATACCATTACCCAATTGGTTGTTGCGCCGCTACTGGGTATTGCCCCATCTGTACCGGCAACAATATGCAATGTACAAAACCAACACCAGACGTTGTGATGATCGCATTGTCAGTATCAGTCAGCCGCATCTTCGGCCCATTATCAGGGGAAAGCAAGGCAAGGCAGTGGAATTTGGCGCCAAAATAAGCGTGAGCTTGACAGGTAAAGGATTGGCGCATGTCGATAAGCTGCACTGGGAGGCGCAACATGAAGGCCATGATCTTCAAGCGCAAGTTGAAGCCTACAAAAAGCGTTACGGCTATTATCCTGAAGCCGTCATTGCCGACACGCTATATGGTTCACGTGATAATCGCAGCTATCTGGAACGCAAGCACATCCGCTTCTCAGGCAAACCACTGGGACGTCCACCAAAGAGTACACCTGAAAACAAAGATGAGATCAAACACCTGAAAGCACAACGCCGACAGGAATATCGCGAACGCATTCCGATTGAAGGAAAGTTTGGCCAAGGAAAATATGGTTATCGGCTCAACAATATTCGAGACAAGCGCGCTGATACGTCTGCCGCATGGATTAATAGTATCTTCCTGGTTATGAACCTACTCATCTTGGTGCGGGTTTTTATTTGCCTGAGGAATCTTGCTGCCAAAATAGCATTTTGGGTGACAAAAGAGTGCATGCCCAGAGAAATTCCGTTTGCGCGTGCCTGCCAATTCATCTCAAACCAGAATTCTTACTTGGCAACGCATATCTGA
- a CDS encoding efflux RND transporter periplasmic adaptor subunit has product MNDQIQNVALPAYLLKRLQAYRIGKGIKQSYLIRDKLLGKTYDFEPWQFFVLEILPGCESFEKLASIFKDRFGYPIAQEQVQTLFASVMEDNLLDTEDKEASTHPILASFFQTGKIVDLPSAAPKAEQTSSNSQSEKINQESEDLPAGIQDSIDLDSRVVKRMWKLFDPRPVLKLITPVLVPVKYCAYLLPILVLAAIMLIIKYQYIINQDMNRLLADTTFFHYIVFSMFSVNLIVVITKAVVAHNFRVTVSAFGIGIFLGFLPRFTLQSSHLHQLSRRERILLHAAPLMVRLSLFSLGVLIWYYSRSSDSHLPQMGLMLTVICTFSFLFSANPLLKSDGYHLLSAFMNEPFLRGKSYQTLLNKLYGTSYKESDNNLLITYALAICLFIFLLIIGVVVFVGAYLQQIQLGGSSIILVTLLGLYLFRLVFSQFGKINEAYERSVQYSRWRNRVLPEENPEKELEKKESAGFSLYVKRALFLSLLASLFLPYPYEPSGKFIIFPSQKQMIATDIPGIIEQVYFDGGETVEKGTVLARLANKDLQSQVKIYAAKINEQQAVIEELKSRPKREEVKLAQNLLNIEITRAKFSGTKLQRIKNLYKQSAVSFEELDSVEREHQVNLNQVDEKRAALELLKSGATKNQIDAAQAKLASLVEERDAYIDRVSRSELSMPFDGNILTLHLKQKINSFLEKGELFAEVENVTQVTAEIEIPESDIAHITNTARVRVKPISYHSASFYGTVTTIDRGITTQPYGNVVKVIAVIENENGELRTGMTGFAKIEGETIPVWKAFSLSILRFINVEAWSWLP; this is encoded by the coding sequence ATGAATGATCAAATCCAGAACGTTGCACTGCCTGCTTATTTGTTAAAAAGATTACAAGCATACAGGATAGGAAAAGGTATCAAACAAAGCTATTTGATCCGCGATAAGCTTCTAGGGAAAACATATGATTTCGAGCCATGGCAGTTTTTTGTCCTAGAAATACTACCTGGTTGTGAGAGTTTTGAGAAACTTGCGTCAATTTTTAAAGACCGTTTCGGCTATCCCATTGCACAGGAGCAAGTACAGACATTGTTTGCTTCCGTAATGGAAGACAATCTACTCGATACCGAAGATAAGGAAGCCTCAACACACCCGATATTGGCTTCCTTTTTTCAAACAGGAAAAATAGTAGATCTGCCTAGCGCAGCGCCCAAGGCAGAACAAACTAGCAGCAACAGTCAATCCGAAAAAATTAATCAGGAGTCGGAAGATCTTCCGGCTGGAATACAAGATTCCATAGATTTGGATTCGCGGGTAGTAAAAAGAATGTGGAAGCTCTTTGATCCACGGCCTGTATTGAAACTCATTACACCAGTTCTTGTGCCAGTTAAATATTGCGCTTACCTGCTTCCGATCCTGGTTCTGGCAGCTATCATGTTGATTATTAAGTATCAATATATAATCAATCAAGATATGAATCGATTGCTGGCAGATACTACTTTCTTTCACTATATCGTGTTTAGCATGTTTTCGGTCAACTTGATTGTGGTGATAACTAAAGCAGTAGTTGCCCATAATTTTCGAGTAACGGTAAGTGCCTTTGGTATTGGCATATTCTTAGGATTCTTGCCGCGTTTTACATTACAAAGTAGTCATTTACATCAGCTTTCCCGGCGCGAGCGAATTTTGCTTCATGCTGCACCATTGATGGTACGTCTTAGCTTATTTAGCTTAGGGGTTTTGATTTGGTACTATTCCAGAAGCTCAGATAGCCATTTGCCGCAGATGGGTTTGATGCTTACTGTAATCTGTACGTTCAGTTTTTTGTTTTCTGCAAATCCACTGTTAAAAAGTGATGGTTATCATTTGTTGTCAGCTTTCATGAACGAACCGTTTTTGCGAGGAAAATCCTATCAAACTTTGCTGAATAAGCTATACGGAACTTCATATAAAGAATCAGATAATAATTTACTGATAACTTACGCTTTGGCTATATGTTTATTCATATTTTTATTAATTATCGGCGTTGTTGTATTTGTAGGAGCTTATCTACAGCAGATTCAACTCGGTGGTTCAAGTATTATTCTTGTAACATTGCTTGGTCTATATCTTTTCCGGCTAGTATTTAGTCAATTCGGAAAAATTAATGAAGCATATGAGCGATCTGTTCAATATAGCCGCTGGCGAAACCGTGTATTACCTGAAGAGAATCCCGAGAAAGAGCTTGAAAAAAAGGAAAGTGCTGGTTTTTCTTTATATGTAAAACGTGCTTTATTTCTATCGCTTTTGGCATCGCTGTTTTTACCATATCCCTATGAACCAAGTGGAAAATTTATTATTTTTCCCAGCCAGAAACAAATGATTGCTACTGATATCCCTGGGATAATAGAACAGGTTTATTTTGATGGCGGGGAGACGGTTGAAAAAGGGACTGTACTCGCGCGGCTTGCCAATAAAGATCTTCAGTCGCAAGTGAAAATTTATGCTGCAAAGATTAATGAGCAACAGGCAGTAATTGAGGAATTGAAGTCCCGGCCTAAACGTGAAGAAGTAAAGCTGGCACAAAATTTACTGAACATAGAGATAACACGGGCAAAGTTCAGTGGCACCAAGTTGCAACGAATCAAAAATCTTTATAAGCAATCAGCGGTATCATTTGAGGAACTTGATTCCGTTGAGCGTGAGCATCAAGTAAATCTCAACCAGGTAGATGAAAAACGTGCTGCGCTCGAGCTGCTTAAGAGCGGCGCAACCAAAAATCAAATTGATGCTGCGCAAGCAAAATTAGCGAGTCTAGTAGAAGAAAGAGATGCTTACATTGATAGGGTAAGCCGATCAGAACTCAGCATGCCATTTGACGGCAATATTCTGACACTGCACCTTAAACAGAAAATTAATAGTTTCTTAGAAAAGGGAGAGCTATTTGCTGAAGTCGAGAATGTAACTCAAGTGACTGCTGAGATTGAAATTCCAGAGTCTGACATTGCACATATTACTAATACTGCGCGAGTGAGAGTAAAACCTATTTCTTATCACAGTGCTTCTTTTTACGGTACAGTCACTACGATTGATCGAGGTATAACTACCCAGCCATATGGTAATGTTGTTAAAGTTATTGCAGTGATAGAAAACGAAAATGGGGAGCTAAGGACAGGAATGACCGGTTTTGCAAAAATTGAAGGTGAAACAATACCGGTTTGGAAAGCTTTCTCGCTATCTATTCTCCGCTTTATCAACGTAGAAGCTTGGTCATGGCTTCCTTAA
- the phoR gene encoding phosphate regulon sensor histidine kinase PhoR, with translation MSDIWQRSFNIIFIIFITAVLWMIFGAVKALLFFGVVMLWIAFHHIRYLAALERWLRLSDHSPASIPAGSGAWDDVFAHLARYVRQHSQSQELLSLALERMRSVTSAMPDGIVILDETDRIEWCNPVAEQHLGINLSLDTGQQITYLVRQIPFVEYLAARKYSNPLILNQTRQQGIIVSLQLVPYGYNQKLLISRDITRFEKIETMRRDFIANVSHELRTPLTVISGFLETLSADENVNSGFNKRALVLMSEQTTRMQRLIEDLLILSRLENEQSIVNEKAVEVTSLLRGILQDAESLSAGRHQIKLNIASQDQLLGSEEELRSAFGNLISNAIRYTPDSGEININWEKRDGQGLFFVQDSGIGIEPEHIPRLTERFYRVDSSRSRETGGTGLGLAIVKHVLSRHQARMEITSQVGKGSRFTIWFPAKRLIPENK, from the coding sequence GTGTCTGATATTTGGCAGCGCTCTTTTAATATTATTTTTATCATTTTTATCACCGCAGTACTGTGGATGATTTTTGGTGCTGTTAAAGCATTACTGTTTTTCGGTGTAGTAATGTTATGGATAGCGTTTCACCATATCCGCTATCTGGCTGCATTAGAACGCTGGCTGCGGCTTTCCGATCATTCGCCTGCAAGCATTCCGGCTGGTTCCGGAGCATGGGATGATGTATTTGCACATTTGGCGCGCTATGTGCGCCAACACAGTCAAAGCCAGGAATTATTGAGCCTTGCATTGGAGCGAATGCGCAGCGTTACTTCTGCTATGCCCGATGGAATTGTAATTCTCGATGAAACTGACCGGATTGAATGGTGCAACCCTGTCGCCGAGCAACATTTAGGCATTAACCTGTCATTGGATACGGGCCAGCAAATTACGTATCTGGTCAGACAAATACCTTTTGTTGAATATCTGGCAGCACGTAAATACAGTAATCCGTTGATTCTCAATCAAACGCGTCAACAAGGAATCATTGTTTCGTTGCAGTTAGTGCCTTATGGCTATAACCAGAAGCTTCTAATTAGTCGTGACATTACACGATTTGAAAAAATTGAAACCATGCGGCGCGACTTCATTGCCAATGTTTCTCATGAATTGCGTACACCGCTTACGGTCATTAGCGGTTTTCTTGAAACCTTATCGGCAGATGAAAATGTTAATAGCGGTTTTAATAAGCGTGCATTGGTATTAATGTCAGAACAAACCACACGCATGCAGCGATTGATTGAAGATTTGCTGATTTTGTCGCGCTTGGAGAATGAACAAAGTATTGTGAATGAGAAAGCTGTGGAGGTGACCAGTTTGTTGCGAGGGATTCTGCAGGATGCAGAGTCCCTCAGCGCAGGGCGCCATCAAATCAAATTGAATATCGCGTCGCAAGATCAATTACTTGGGAGTGAAGAAGAGTTACGTAGCGCTTTCGGGAATTTAATCAGCAATGCGATTCGTTACACCCCCGATAGCGGAGAAATCAATATTAACTGGGAGAAGCGGGACGGGCAGGGATTATTTTTTGTACAGGACAGTGGAATCGGTATTGAGCCGGAGCATATCCCACGTTTGACGGAACGTTTTTATCGCGTGGATAGCAGCCGCTCGCGAGAAACGGGTGGAACAGGGCTTGGGCTTGCCATTGTCAAACATGTCCTAAGCCGGCATCAGGCGCGCATGGAGATTACCAGTCAAGTAGGCAAGGGCAGCCGTTTTACTATATGGTTTCCTGCTAAACGGTTGATCCCAGAAAATAAATGA
- the phoB gene encoding phosphate regulon transcriptional regulator PhoB → MTAKILIVEDETAIQELIIYNLQQAGYETVSAENAEKAMAIINNALPDLILLDWMLPGMSGIEFARILRRGERTRLIPIIMLTARTQETDKVAGLEIGADDYITKPFSPRELVARINAVLRRLIPEASDEVVEIDGLRLDPVNHRVTAENKEIELGPTEYRLLHFMMTHTERVYSRSQLLDRVWGDHVFVEERTVDVHIRRLRKALQLAGKDEWIQTVRGAGYRFSVIAALQAKDLNTQI, encoded by the coding sequence ATGACTGCAAAAATACTGATCGTGGAAGATGAAACTGCTATACAGGAATTGATTATTTATAATTTACAGCAAGCCGGTTATGAAACTGTCAGTGCAGAGAATGCAGAGAAGGCGATGGCAATTATCAATAACGCATTGCCGGATCTTATATTGCTGGACTGGATGTTACCTGGAATGAGTGGTATTGAATTTGCGCGAATACTGCGGCGCGGTGAACGTACCCGGTTAATCCCCATAATTATGCTGACCGCGCGTACTCAGGAAACGGATAAGGTTGCAGGGCTGGAAATTGGCGCGGATGATTATATTACTAAGCCTTTCTCGCCCCGAGAGCTGGTCGCTCGTATCAATGCAGTGCTACGCAGACTGATTCCGGAAGCTTCTGATGAAGTGGTTGAGATTGATGGGTTACGGCTGGATCCGGTCAATCATCGGGTGACTGCCGAGAATAAAGAAATTGAGCTAGGGCCAACTGAATATCGATTGTTGCATTTTATGATGACGCATACCGAACGGGTTTATTCGCGCAGTCAATTACTGGATCGGGTATGGGGTGACCATGTGTTTGTTGAGGAACGTACCGTCGATGTGCATATTCGCCGGTTGCGTAAAGCATTACAATTGGCAGGCAAAGATGAATGGATACAAACTGTCAGAGGCGCAGGTTACCGGTTCTCGGTAATTGCGGCACTACAAGCTAAAGATTTAAACACACAAATCTGA
- a CDS encoding OsmC family protein, whose product MKTRIKWQGNVSFLAESGSGHSVLMDGAPDAGGQNLGPRPMEMLLMGLGGCTTFDVVLILKKSRQDITDCVVEIEAERAAVDPKVFTHIHLHFIITGNNLNPQQVERAINLSSEKYCSASIMLKNTVKITHDFEINNA is encoded by the coding sequence ATGAAAACGCGTATCAAATGGCAAGGGAATGTTAGTTTTCTGGCTGAATCAGGCAGCGGACATTCGGTATTGATGGATGGTGCACCGGATGCTGGCGGTCAAAATCTTGGGCCGCGTCCGATGGAAATGCTGTTAATGGGATTAGGAGGATGCACCACTTTTGACGTAGTGCTGATTCTAAAGAAAAGCCGTCAGGATATTACCGATTGTGTAGTGGAAATTGAAGCCGAACGTGCCGCTGTTGATCCTAAAGTATTTACCCATATCCATTTGCATTTCATTATCACAGGAAATAACTTGAATCCGCAACAGGTCGAGCGCGCGATTAATCTGTCTTCAGAGAAGTATTGCTCGGCTTCGATCATGCTCAAAAACACCGTGAAAATAACGCATGATTTTGAGATTAATAACGCATGA
- the ilvD gene encoding dihydroxy-acid dehydratase, which yields MPDNKRSQAITQGAQHAPSRAMLRAVGFNDGDFDKPIVGVANGYSTITPCNKGLNELSLKAEAALRQAGAMPQMFGTITVSDGISMGTEGMKYSLVSREVIADSIETCVQAESMDGVIAIGGCDKNMPGAMIAIARMNVPAIFVYGGTIKPGHYKGQDLTIVSAFEAVGQHSAHKIDDAELLQIERHACPGAGSCGGMFTANTMSSAFEAMGMSLPYSSTMSAEDEEKLISAGQSAEVLVNAIKKQILPRDIITRQSVENAIAVIMAVGGSTNAILHFLAITHAAEVEWNIDDFERMRGKVPVLCDLKPSGRYVTADLHRAGGIPQVMKMLLVHGLLHGDCITISGQTIAEILKDIPDAPRADQNVIRQWNNPMYAQGHLAILKGNLSTEGCVAKISGIKNPKITGPARVFESEETCMAAILARKIQPGDVVVIRYEGPKGGPGMREMLSPTSALIGEGLGDSVGLITDGRFSGGTYGMVVGHVAPEAFVGGAIALVQEGDSITIDAEQRLLQLNVPDTILAQRRADWQPPQPRYSRGVLAKYAKQVSSASAGAITD from the coding sequence ATGCCAGACAATAAACGTAGCCAGGCCATAACCCAAGGCGCGCAACACGCGCCCAGCCGCGCCATGTTGCGCGCCGTTGGTTTTAACGATGGGGATTTCGATAAGCCAATCGTGGGAGTTGCCAATGGTTATTCCACTATCACGCCGTGTAACAAAGGTTTGAATGAGCTGTCGTTAAAAGCGGAAGCGGCATTGAGGCAGGCGGGTGCCATGCCGCAGATGTTCGGCACTATCACGGTGTCGGATGGGATCTCGATGGGTACGGAAGGCATGAAATATTCTCTGGTTTCACGCGAAGTGATTGCTGACTCGATTGAGACCTGTGTACAGGCGGAAAGTATGGATGGTGTGATTGCCATTGGCGGTTGTGACAAGAATATGCCGGGCGCGATGATTGCCATTGCACGTATGAACGTGCCGGCAATTTTTGTCTATGGCGGCACGATTAAACCGGGGCATTATAAAGGCCAAGATTTAACCATTGTCAGCGCGTTTGAGGCAGTAGGCCAGCACAGTGCGCATAAAATCGATGACGCGGAATTGTTGCAGATAGAGCGGCATGCCTGTCCTGGCGCCGGTTCTTGTGGCGGCATGTTCACTGCTAATACCATGTCATCCGCTTTTGAAGCGATGGGCATGAGTTTGCCGTACTCTTCCACGATGTCGGCGGAAGACGAAGAGAAACTGATCAGTGCCGGGCAATCTGCCGAGGTGTTGGTCAATGCCATCAAAAAACAAATTTTACCGCGCGACATCATTACCCGTCAGTCAGTAGAAAACGCCATTGCCGTGATCATGGCGGTGGGAGGGTCTACCAACGCGATATTGCATTTTCTAGCGATTACGCATGCTGCTGAAGTCGAGTGGAACATTGATGACTTTGAACGGATGCGTGGCAAAGTGCCGGTGTTGTGTGATTTAAAACCTTCCGGACGCTATGTTACGGCCGATTTGCACCGCGCGGGCGGTATTCCTCAGGTCATGAAAATGCTGCTGGTGCATGGTCTGTTACATGGAGATTGTATAACCATCAGCGGACAAACCATTGCAGAAATATTGAAAGATATTCCCGATGCGCCGCGTGCCGACCAGAATGTGATTCGCCAATGGAACAATCCAATGTATGCCCAAGGGCATCTGGCGATTCTGAAAGGCAATTTGTCCACGGAGGGTTGTGTCGCAAAAATTTCCGGAATTAAAAATCCTAAAATCACTGGACCCGCACGCGTGTTTGAATCGGAAGAAACCTGCATGGCAGCGATTCTTGCCCGCAAAATACAGCCCGGAGATGTCGTGGTAATTCGGTATGAAGGCCCTAAAGGCGGGCCCGGTATGCGGGAAATGTTGTCACCGACTTCGGCCTTGATCGGTGAGGGACTGGGAGACTCCGTCGGATTGATTACCGATGGACGCTTCTCGGGAGGTACCTATGGCATGGTGGTCGGGCATGTGGCGCCGGAAGCTTTTGTCGGAGGCGCTATCGCATTGGTACAGGAAGGCGACTCGATTACTATTGACGCCGAACAGCGGTTATTACAATTGAATGTTCCGGATACGATTTTGGCGCAACGGCGTGCCGATTGGCAACCGCCACAGCCGCGTTATTCGCGCGGGGTATTGGCAAAATACGCGAAGCAGGTATCGAGTGCCAGTGCCGGAGCCATAACGGATTAG
- the lgt gene encoding prolipoprotein diacylglyceryl transferase, with the protein MLVHPQIDPVAISLGPLSVHWYGLMYLIGFVLFILLGRYRIKHNPHSVFTYEMLDDALFYGMLGVILGGRLGHVLFYQFGYYLEHPLQIFAIWEGGMSFHGGFLGVFVAMILLARKHNLPWLAVTDFVVPLIPPGLGAGRIGNFINAELWGRPTDVPWGMVFPYVDELPRHPSQLYQFALEGVVLFIFIWIYSSKPRATGAVTGMFMIGYGVLRSFAEFYREPEDGFMGVLTLGITMGQWLSIPMILAGITALIWSRRQTVSTQNNPRKRKKR; encoded by the coding sequence ATGCTCGTTCATCCTCAAATTGATCCCGTCGCCATTTCTCTGGGGCCACTTTCCGTTCATTGGTATGGATTGATGTATTTAATCGGCTTTGTGCTATTCATCCTGCTAGGCCGTTATCGCATTAAACACAATCCGCATTCCGTCTTTACCTATGAAATGCTCGATGATGCGTTGTTTTACGGCATGTTGGGCGTGATCCTAGGCGGACGCCTGGGACATGTGCTGTTCTATCAATTCGGCTATTACCTGGAGCACCCGTTGCAAATCTTTGCCATCTGGGAAGGCGGGATGTCTTTCCATGGCGGGTTTCTCGGCGTATTCGTCGCTATGATCCTGCTGGCTCGCAAACACAATCTGCCGTGGCTAGCAGTAACCGACTTTGTCGTCCCATTGATTCCTCCGGGATTGGGAGCGGGCCGTATCGGCAATTTTATCAACGCCGAATTATGGGGACGCCCCACCGATGTTCCATGGGGAATGGTGTTCCCGTATGTCGACGAACTCCCCCGTCATCCTTCGCAGCTTTATCAATTTGCCCTCGAAGGTGTGGTGCTGTTCATCTTCATCTGGATTTATTCGTCAAAACCGCGCGCAACTGGTGCTGTCACCGGCATGTTCATGATCGGCTACGGCGTTTTACGTTCGTTTGCAGAATTCTATCGTGAGCCGGAAGATGGTTTTATGGGGGTGCTCACATTGGGAATCACAATGGGACAATGGTTGTCCATTCCAATGATTTTGGCTGGAATAACTGCGTTAATTTGGTCAAGACGTCAAACAGTTAGTACACAAAATAATCCACGTAAACGTAAAAAACGTTAA